Below is a genomic region from Hallerella porci.
TAATTCGAATCGACAACGCCTTCGCTATAACTCGGCTGCATTGTCACAGAATTCCGCTGAAACGCAGGATTCGTCGTCTGTAATCCCGTCATCGCCGGATAGGCGCCGCCCATTTCTTCCGAAGCCAAAATCGTCGGCACGCAGAGAAAAAGACTCAGCATCAAAATTTTCAAAAAATGCATAATTTATCCAAACAAAAATCTGCTAGTTGGTATAAAATAGAAAAAACCCAGCTGGGAAAGCTGGGCTTTTTCTAGAATCTTAGCAGATTACTTTTCCGCTTCCTTAGAAGCACCCTTGACCATGTCAACAGGCTTCGTATCAGCAGCCGGAGCTTCTGCCTTCGGAGCTTCCTTAGCCTTGATTTCGTCTTCAACGAGAGAGATCAAAGCCATTTCAGCTGCGTCGCCAGGACGGTTCGGGCCGAGTTTCAGCACGCGGGTGTAACCACCGTTGCGGCTCTTGTAACGCGGACCAATCACGTCGAAAAGTCCCTGCAAAACCTTCGGATCACGAACGATTCGTGCAGCTTCGCGGCGAGCAGAAAGGTCACCCTTCTTCGCATAAGTCACCAAGCGATCCACAACGCTACGAACAAGGCGAGCCTTGAGGAGAGTCGTACGCACAGAGCGGTTGATCTGTTCCTCTTCCAGGCCTTTTCCGAGGATGGAAGTCGCGAGGCTACGGAGAATGGCACGCTTATGCTGCGCATTCGCACCGAGTTTTTTGTTTTTTACACCGTGTCTCATTTTTCTTAATCCTTCAAGTATTCATCGACGTTCATGCCAAAAGTAAGGCCCATCGACGTCAATACCTCGTTAAGTTCAACCAAGGACTTCCGACCGAAGTTCTTGTATTTCAGCATATCCGCTTCCTTGTTGCGAACAAGTTCTGCAATCGTATGAATATTCGCCATACGGAGGCAGTTGCTGGAACGAACGGAAAGTTCGAGTTCGTCCACACGCATACGGAGACGGGAGGCAATACGCTGACGTTCTTCGTCTTGCACCATTTCTTCCGGAGATTCGAGATCTCCTTCGAAGTTGATGAAAGCTTCCAAATGATCCACCAAAAGCTTTGCCGAATAAGCAAGAGCATCTTCAGGATCAATAGAACCATCAGTCGTAATTTCCAATTCTAGACGGTTGTAGTCCGTTTTTTGACCCACACGAGTATCGCTCACGTGCATCGCAACTTTCAACACCGGGTTGAAGTTTGCGTCCATGGCAATTTCACCGATCGGGGCATTCGGATCCTTCAATTCGTCCGCAACCACATAACCGCGTCCGGAAGATACCTTGAGCTCCATGCTCAAAGAAGCATCTCCACCAAGCGTTGCGATATGAACGTCCGGGGTAAGGATCACCACGTTGGGATTCTCCTCGATGTTCGCAGCAGTGATTTCACCATTGCCAGACATATCCAAGCGGAGCGTTTCGTCGTGGTCGGAGAGCAACTTTACACGGATGCTCTTCAAGTTCAGGATGATATCGGTGACATCTTCCTTCACTCCCGGAATCGAAGAGAATTCCTTTTCGACTCCAGCGATTTTTACAGAGACGATCGCAGCACCTTGCAGCGAGGAAAGCAGCGTACGGCGCAGAGCATTACCGATAGTAATACCCCATCCGCGTTCCAGGGCTTCTACGACAAACTTTGCGTAGCGTCCATCTTCGCCGGTTTCCACTTTCTGGAAACTGCGCGGCATTTGGAGAGATTTCCACATCATTGGCGTTTTCCCCTGTTGAGATTAAACTCTTCTCTTCTTCTTAGGACGGCATCCGTTGTGCGGAACACCAGTCACATCGCGAATCGTCAGCACTTCGATGCCAGCGTTCTTGATAGCGCGAACAGCGGATTCACGTCCACCACCAGCGCCCTTCACGCGCACATCGACCTTGCGAATGCCGAGATCGTAAGCCTTGCGGGCTGCGGCTTCGGCGGCAAGCTGAGCTGCGAACGGAGTGCTCTTGCGAGAGCCCTTAAAACCGGAGTTTCCTGGAGAGCCCCAAGCAACAACGTTACCATGAGCATCAGTGAACGACACGATTGTATTGTTGAAAGATGCGT
It encodes:
- the rplQ gene encoding 50S ribosomal protein L17 produces the protein MRHGVKNKKLGANAQHKRAILRSLATSILGKGLEEEQINRSVRTTLLKARLVRSVVDRLVTYAKKGDLSARREAARIVRDPKVLQGLFDVIGPRYKSRNGGYTRVLKLGPNRPGDAAEMALISLVEDEIKAKEAPKAEAPAADTKPVDMVKGASKEAEK
- a CDS encoding DNA-directed RNA polymerase subunit alpha, coding for MMWKSLQMPRSFQKVETGEDGRYAKFVVEALERGWGITIGNALRRTLLSSLQGAAIVSVKIAGVEKEFSSIPGVKEDVTDIILNLKSIRVKLLSDHDETLRLDMSGNGEITAANIEENPNVVILTPDVHIATLGGDASLSMELKVSSGRGYVVADELKDPNAPIGEIAMDANFNPVLKVAMHVSDTRVGQKTDYNRLELEITTDGSIDPEDALAYSAKLLVDHLEAFINFEGDLESPEEMVQDEERQRIASRLRMRVDELELSVRSSNCLRMANIHTIAELVRNKEADMLKYKNFGRKSLVELNEVLTSMGLTFGMNVDEYLKD
- the rpsK gene encoding 30S ribosomal protein S11, which codes for MADEEVKETVPAAAEAAAPAEEKVKKGKKRVDVQGIACVNASFNNTIVSFTDAHGNVVAWGSPGNSGFKGSRKSTPFAAQLAAEAAARKAYDLGIRKVDVRVKGAGGGRESAVRAIKNAGIEVLTIRDVTGVPHNGCRPKKKRRV